The window GTTTGACGCCGAAACCTTATCTGCCAGCTTGCGAGCTGCCAAACACCAGCCACGCAAACGCTTTGGGCAAAATTTCTTGCATGATCGCAGTGTTATTCGTGAAATTGTCGATAGTATTCATTTAAGTCGTGATGAAAACCTAATAGAAATTGGTCCCGGTATGGGGGCATTGACTGAACCTTTATTAGCTGAAGTCGACGCTATGACTGTCATTGAGCTTGATCGAGATTTGGCAGATAGCTTACGCATTCGTATCGGTGCCAACAGCCATCCTAACTTTACGATTATCAAAGCCAACGCCATGAGCGTTGATTATCGCGAGCTATACACCCCCGAGCGTGGCAAGCTACGCGTGGTGGGCAATCTACCGTATAATATCTCTACGCCGATACTATTTCATTTGCTTAGTTATGCCGATGTCATTCAAGATATGCACTTCATGTTACAAAAAGAAGTAGTAGAGCGTATTACCGCCGACGTTGGCAGCAAAATCTATGGTCGTCTGTCAGTCATAATGCAATATCATTGTGATACCGATTATTTACTGACCGTACCCAGAGGTGCTTTTAACCCACCGCCCAAAGTGACTAGTGCGGTCTTTCGCCTTACCCCGCATATTGATAAGCCAATAGTGGCAGAAGATGAGCAGCATTTTGCACTCATAGTACGTGAGACCTTTAACCATCGCCGCAAAACCCTGCGCGCTATTTTTAAAAAATCAACCCTGCTATCCACACTAAGCGAAGACGATTTTGCAGCTTGTAATATTGATCCACAAGCACGTCCAGAGACTCTAAGCGTCAGTGACTTTGTGAATTTAAGCAATCATGCGCGTCATTTAGAAGTAGAGAGCTAAAGTATATTTATTATTGATAAACGTTATCCGTATCTCTAGCGTCGATTGTTTTCAATAAATATTTCTTTATGCACTTATCTTTCAATAATAATTATCAAGTCTTAGCAACAGAGGCATTATGAGTTTTCGTCATCAATACGTCATCGGTGATTTGCAAGGTTGCTATGGCGCGTATCGTCAATTACTTGACACCCTAGATTTTGATCCTACCCAAGATAAGCTATGGTTTGCCGGTGACTTAGTGGCGCGCGGTGAAGACTCATTGAGTACCTTGCGCGATGTGAAAGCGTTATGTGAGCAAGGCGCAGCAGCGACTGTCCTTGGTAATCATGATTTGAATTTGCTAGCGGTGTGGCGCGGGGCGACTAAGATTAAGAAAAAAGACAAGACGGCGCCAATTTTTGCCGCCGATGATAGCGAGGAATTACTGCAATGGTTACGTCATCAGCCGATTCTAGCTTATCCTGACGCTCATACGGTATTGGTACATGCGGGTATTCCACCGCATTGGAGTATTGAGGCAGCAGCAGATTACGCACTGCAGTTGGAGGCACAGCTGCAAGGCAGTTTATATCAGCTTGATCGGATACTGCCACACTTATATAGCAAAACGGTCGATGAGTGGCACACCGGTATTAATGGTTTTACCAAAACACGAGCAATTGCTAATTATTTTACCCGTATGCGACTATGCAAACAGGATGGCACACTGGAGTTTAGCTTTACCACCAGTCTCGATGAAGCGATGCCAGATGATTTTGCGCCATGGTTCGAATGGCAAGTGCCACGCGAGCGTAAGATATTGTTTGGACATTGGGCAGCGCTTAAAGGTGATATTGATCTACCACACGCTCGTGCCCTTGATGGCGGCTGCGTCTGGGGTAATTATCTATTGGCTTACCGATTAAGTGACGGTAAAGTTATCACTTCTAGTGCGCACTGTCCTACGCCACA of the Psychrobacter sp. LV10R520-6 genome contains:
- the rsmA gene encoding 16S rRNA (adenine(1518)-N(6)/adenine(1519)-N(6))-dimethyltransferase RsmA; the encoded protein is MSKPSFDAETLSASLRAAKHQPRKRFGQNFLHDRSVIREIVDSIHLSRDENLIEIGPGMGALTEPLLAEVDAMTVIELDRDLADSLRIRIGANSHPNFTIIKANAMSVDYRELYTPERGKLRVVGNLPYNISTPILFHLLSYADVIQDMHFMLQKEVVERITADVGSKIYGRLSVIMQYHCDTDYLLTVPRGAFNPPPKVTSAVFRLTPHIDKPIVAEDEQHFALIVRETFNHRRKTLRAIFKKSTLLSTLSEDDFAACNIDPQARPETLSVSDFVNLSNHARHLEVES
- a CDS encoding symmetrical bis(5'-nucleosyl)-tetraphosphatase, which codes for MSFRHQYVIGDLQGCYGAYRQLLDTLDFDPTQDKLWFAGDLVARGEDSLSTLRDVKALCEQGAAATVLGNHDLNLLAVWRGATKIKKKDKTAPIFAADDSEELLQWLRHQPILAYPDAHTVLVHAGIPPHWSIEAAADYALQLEAQLQGSLYQLDRILPHLYSKTVDEWHTGINGFTKTRAIANYFTRMRLCKQDGTLEFSFTTSLDEAMPDDFAPWFEWQVPRERKILFGHWAALKGDIDLPHARALDGGCVWGNYLLAYRLSDGKVITSSAHCPTPQP